Proteins found in one Kwoniella bestiolae CBS 10118 chromosome 1, complete sequence genomic segment:
- a CDS encoding phenylalanine-tRNA ligase, alpha subunit, producing the protein MTAASPSPESIQSLILQTLSSSGFIPDSRQLAVDGRVLNSAEDQGAVRGVLDSLQSREMIEYKQITTTSFTLTDEGRTINENGSHEIRVWKALPVKGQGEPVTVQELQKLVGPDVAKVGQSRAFKNKWIAKDGNGFVRAVEAPSDETADQLREINEKGDHPGGEGVTKELQKRKLIQPKKHIHYSITKGSNFSTEVKQLETDLTVEMLQSGAWKDSSFKQYNFAATGQPTDGGALHPLLKVREEFRNIFFDMGFTEMPTNRFVESAFWNFDAMFVPQQHPAREMQDTFYVKDPVKSLRPDEEYYQRVRKVHEEGGFGSIGYRAPFSKEEGEKLLLRTHTTAVSTAMLYELANQKGGFKPAKMYSIDRVFRNETADATHLAEFHQVEGVVADYNITLGNLIAFMQEFFAKTGNHKLRFKPAYNPYTEPSMEVFSWHEGLGKWIEIANSGIFRPEMLEPMGLPKGVRVLGWGMSLERPTMIKYKISDIRTLVGHKTDLDQVKKRAAVRLEKGDD; encoded by the exons ATGACCGCAGCATCGCCATCGCCCGAATCtatccaatccctcatcctccagaCTCTCTCTTCGAGCGGGTTCATCCCTGACTCAAGGCAATTGGCCGTCGATGGGAGGGTGTTGAATAGTGCTGAGGATCAGGGGGCTGTTAGGGGTGTGTTGGACAGTTTACAAAGtagagag ATGATAGAGTACAAGCaaatcaccaccacctctttCACACTCACCGACGAAGGGAGGACGATAAATGAGAATGGATCGCATGAAATCAGAGTGTGGAAGGCTCTGCCTGTTAAGGGGCAGGGCGAACCTGTTACTGTGCAGGAATTGCAG AAACTCGTCGGTCCGGACGTAGCGAAAGTAGGTCAATCACGAGCATTCAAGAACAAGTGGATAGCGAAGGATGGAAATGGGTTCGTGAGAGCT GTCGAAGCACCTTCGGACGAGACTGCCGACCAACTTCGAGAGATCAATGAAAAAGGTGATCATCCCGGTGGGGAGGGTGTGACTAAGGAgttgcagaagaggaagttgatccAACCCAA AAAACACATCCACTACTCCATCACGAAAGGGTCAAACTTCTCAACAGAGGTTAAGCAGCTGGAGACTGATCTTACTGTTGAGATGTTACAATC CGGTGCATGGAAAGACTCATCATTCAAGCAATACAACTTCGCTGCTACTGGACAACCTACCGATGGAGGTGCCTTACATCCCTTGTTGAAGGTTAGAGAGGAGTTCAGGAATATCTTCTTCGACatggg TTTCACCGAAATGCCTACCAACCGATTCGTCGAATCTGCTTTCTGGAACTTCGATGCGATGTTCGTTCCTCAGCAACATCCAGCTAGGGAGATGCAAGATACCTTCTACGTAAAAG ACCCCGTCAAATCCCTCCGACCTGATGAAGAATACTACCAGAGAGTCCGAAAAGTACacgaggaaggtggattcgGATCGATAGGTTACCGAGCGCCCTTCTCAAAAGAGGAAGGCGAAAAGCTGTTATTGCGTACTCACACTACTGCTGTCTCGACTGCGATGTTGTATGAGTTGGCAAACCAGAAGGGAGGGTTTAAACCTGCTAAGATGTATAGTATTGATAGAGTTTTCAG AAACGAAACTGCCGATGCTACCCATTTGGCAGAGTTCCACCAGGTCGAAGGTGTAGTTGCTGATTACAACATCACTTTGGGTAATTTGATTG CTTTCATGCAAGAGTTCTTCGCCAAGACTGGGAACCATAAACTCAGATTCAAGCCTGCTTATAACCCTTACACCGAG CCCAGTATGGAAGTTTTCTCGTGGCATGAGGGATTGGGTAAATGGATTGAAATTGCTAAT TCTGGTATCTTCCGACCTGAGATGTTGGAACCCATGGGTCTACCCAAAGGTGTCAGAGTACTGGGATGGGGTATGTCCCTCGAACGACCTACCATGATCAAATACAAGATATCGGATATAAGGACTCTGGTGGGTCACAAGACTGATTTGGATCAGGTCAAGAAGAGGGCTGCGGtgagattggagaagggtGATGACTGA